GTATCCGTACACCCGCGTTCCGAGATCCCGCGCGGCAAACAGCGCGGCGGCCGACCCGAGCGACCGGCCCCACACCACGACCGGCGCCTTCGGGTGGTTCACTTCGAGCCAGTCGATTGCCGCGCTCACGTCGTGCCGCGCGGAGTACCCGATATCGTTCCGATCACCGGTCGAATCACCGTGCGCGCGAAGGGTGACCGCCAGCACGGGGTGCCCGGCGGTGGCGAGTAGTTCCACTTGAGGGAGGCACGCGGTCCGACTCCCGCCGTTGCCGTGAAGGAGAACAACGGTTGGCCGATCGGACCGGCCGGCGAAGAACCACGCGCCGAGGGTCTGGCCGTCCGAGGTGTGTAGTGCGAGTGCTTCCGCCGTTCCCCAGGGAACAGTGGGCAGCGGTTCTGGGGCGAGGGGACGGGCACGGCGCGTTAATCGTGACGCCACCGCAAACGAAGCCACGAGCCAGAGCACGACCGCGCACGCAGCAAAAACGAACACGCGACGAACCCACTTCCGCCGGACCGGATTCCCCACGAGTTCCGCCTATTTCTCGGTTGGCGCGAAGAACACGTACTTCGCTTCGTAGGGCACCCCGACCTTCGTACCCACTCGCTTCGGCGCTTCCGCGGGGGCTTTTCCGCCGCTCGTTTCGATCCGCTGAACGTAGGCCACTTTGGTGAGCGCACCGGGTTTGGCGTCGTCCGACTTCACGCGAATGAGGAGCCAGGGAATGTCGGCGGCACCCTTCGCGACCGATTTCGGCTTCTCGGACTCGTCGCGCACGAGCCGGCTCCCGTCCGCCGTTTCCCACGACGGCCCCTCGAAGTGACAGCCGACGCGGGCGCCCTTCACATCGGTCAGTTCCGCGAGCGGGCCGTCCAAGACCCACACCAGTTTGCCGTCCTTGTCGGCAACGGATTTGTAGATTTGAACGCCCTTCGCCCGCACAGCAAGAACGTCTTTGTGCCCCGCGGGGGCGGCGATCTCTTTGGGAACCTCGGGAACCTCTGCGCCTGTTGCGAGCGCGGCGATCCAGGCCGATCCGAGCAGAGCGATGGTGCGCAGTAACAGAGTCATCAGCCGTCCCTCGTTCGAGTGCGGGTCCGCGCGACGATTTACGACTTTTTCGGCGGGTCTTTCTTGTCGCCGGGCTTCCGAAGGAACGGGTTCGGCGGGAGGTCGATCTTCTTCACCGATTGCAGGTACTCGACCATTTTGTCCGCGTCCTTGCCGGCCAACTGCGCGTGAAAGTGGAGGCTGAAGCCGTGCGGCCCCTTCGCATCAATGAGCTTCGGTTGGAGCGTGAGGAACGCTTTGACCGCGTCGAGTTGCCCCATCATCGTGGCGCAGAAGATGTCGATCCGGGCGCCGCGCTCCAGGAGCAGTTCGGCCATCGCGCGGTTCCCCATGTGGGCCGCGGCGCCGAGGCCGCTCTCCCAGTCCCCGCCGCCCCAATCCATGAACGAGTTGACGAGCGCCGGTTCCTTGTCGAGCAGTTTGGACACCATCGCCGCGTCCGTGTGCGCGTAGACGACGAAATCCTGAATGAGCAGCCGGTTGATCTGCGGCCGGCGCCAGGCGGGGTTGAAGCCGGGCTTGGGGTAGTCGCGCTCGAACGGCGCTTCGGTGGGCTTGCCGTGCGGCATCGGCGCGACCGCGGGCGTATCGGCACTGAGTGCTTCGCTCCCGAGAACCACGCTCGCGGCGAACGCGGTCGCGAACGTGCGGCGGTCGATGGGGTCGGACATGGCGGGGCCTCTGTGGGCGAGAATTCGGTGTGCCGATCAGCATACCGTAACGGCCCCGAAGTGGGAGCGTAGACGCGGGAATCGGTTCGGTTGCGTGCGGCCGCCGCGTTCGCCCGGAGGGGACAGTTCGCGTCCTCGGGCGCTCGCACCTCAATTCGTCCGACCCACAAAAAATACAGCGACCCGCCGGAACCTCGTTGAAGTTCCGGCGGGCCGCGCGATTACCCGGTGCGACTAGTGCTGCGGGTTCTTGGGCGGAGGGGGAATCGGTGGCACGGACGGGTCGCCGCGCCCGCCGCCCTTCTGCACCCCATTCTTGGGCGCGTCTGTTGTGATCGGCTGTGTCGTGGGCGACGACCCACAGCCGACAGTGATCGCGGCGAGCCCGGCGACCAGGAGAGCGTTGCGGAAGCGAATCATTACGGCTCCGGGTGCGGCGGCCGCACCCGGCCGCCGGTTAAAGGTGTGAACGTGTCCGATTTCGGACGGCCTGACGAGCCGCTGCACCGCTCCCTTGCGGTCGCGGCTCGTCGAGCCGGTACGAGCCTGGTCACGGGGCTTTAGTTGCTGATGCTGGAGAAGTCCGTGCTCTGGCCGTCCTGCATCCCGGCCATGCGCTGGAACGTGTACCAACTGTCGCTGTACCAGTCGGTCGCGGTGCCGGAAAACTTGCGGATCGTGCGCACGGACCCGTCGCACATCCCAAAACACACGATCCCGGTGTGGTTGCTCGAATAGTTGGTGAGCGAGCTGGTGGTCGGGAGCGCCCACGCCGTCGGGAGGTTGCACCCGCCCATCCAGCTCGCGGCGAAGTCGCGCGCGCCGGGCGCCGTACCGCCGAG
The Gemmata palustris DNA segment above includes these coding regions:
- a CDS encoding ankyrin repeat domain-containing protein, with translation MSDPIDRRTFATAFAASVVLGSEALSADTPAVAPMPHGKPTEAPFERDYPKPGFNPAWRRPQINRLLIQDFVVYAHTDAAMVSKLLDKEPALVNSFMDWGGGDWESGLGAAAHMGNRAMAELLLERGARIDIFCATMMGQLDAVKAFLTLQPKLIDAKGPHGFSLHFHAQLAGKDADKMVEYLQSVKKIDLPPNPFLRKPGDKKDPPKKS
- a CDS encoding alpha/beta hydrolase, whose protein sequence is MFVFAACAVVLWLVASFAVASRLTRRARPLAPEPLPTVPWGTAEALALHTSDGQTLGAWFFAGRSDRPTVVLLHGNGGSRTACLPQVELLATAGHPVLAVTLRAHGDSTGDRNDIGYSARHDVSAAIDWLEVNHPKAPVVVWGRSLGSAAALFAARDLGTRVYGYILECPYRDLRTAVWNRLHSRLPPVLDHIAYAGLRITAPIVLPDFDRIAPIEAAPGVPRETPVLVLAGGRDSRATPDEAREIVARLGPRTELVVIEEGDHLELSEAGPDQYRSAVFGFLDLIARERP
- a CDS encoding DUF3455 domain-containing protein, which produces MTLLLRTIALLGSAWIAALATGAEVPEVPKEIAAPAGHKDVLAVRAKGVQIYKSVADKDGKLVWVLDGPLAELTDVKGARVGCHFEGPSWETADGSRLVRDESEKPKSVAKGAADIPWLLIRVKSDDAKPGALTKVAYVQRIETSGGKAPAEAPKRVGTKVGVPYEAKYVFFAPTEK